The following are encoded together in the Chthoniobacterales bacterium genome:
- a CDS encoding response regulator translates to LSNLVGNAVKFTEAGSVVVSGRLVWLEGSEMTMEFLVRDTGIGIEKEKLAHLFEPFMQADSSMSRRYGGAGLGLAICRRLVNAMGGKISVSSEPGWGTTFALTVRLQRDAAKPGDPPPQFPGRRIVVAEANDALRTALLEQLASFGVETAGCASLAGVHAAFDDEKAVDLVVIDSMLTDDPTGLADYAAAANIPVLQLVPLGVPASEQPPNLPGEWGRLAKPVHANALVGALSAIFSERALPGKIPISESAEESLLSAANPRSTRILVVEDNVVNQKLIRRMLASLGFVAEVVDGGEKCLEVCSQTAFDLIFMDIQMPGLDGLETTARLRKRGDQAWIVALTAHVMKEQRDECVAVGMNDFLAKPIRREALRAVLVTFLGGVPASS, encoded by the coding sequence GCTTTCCAACCTCGTCGGCAACGCGGTGAAGTTCACCGAAGCGGGCAGCGTCGTGGTCTCCGGCCGGCTCGTCTGGCTGGAAGGCAGCGAAATGACGATGGAGTTTCTCGTGCGCGACACCGGCATCGGAATCGAGAAAGAAAAGCTCGCGCATCTCTTCGAGCCGTTCATGCAGGCGGACAGCTCGATGTCGCGTCGCTACGGTGGCGCCGGGCTTGGTCTCGCGATCTGCCGTCGACTGGTCAATGCCATGGGCGGAAAAATCTCCGTCTCGAGTGAGCCGGGGTGGGGGACGACCTTTGCCCTGACGGTGCGGCTACAGCGCGACGCGGCGAAACCCGGCGATCCTCCACCGCAGTTCCCGGGCCGCCGCATCGTGGTCGCGGAGGCGAACGACGCCCTGCGCACGGCGCTTCTCGAGCAACTTGCCTCGTTCGGTGTGGAGACGGCGGGCTGCGCGTCGCTGGCCGGAGTTCATGCCGCTTTCGACGACGAGAAGGCCGTCGATCTCGTCGTCATCGACTCGATGCTCACGGACGATCCGACCGGGCTGGCCGACTACGCCGCCGCCGCGAATATTCCCGTCCTGCAGCTCGTGCCCCTCGGCGTGCCAGCCTCGGAACAGCCGCCAAACCTGCCCGGCGAATGGGGCCGCCTCGCGAAACCCGTGCATGCGAACGCCCTCGTCGGAGCGCTCTCGGCCATCTTCTCCGAGCGGGCTCTGCCAGGCAAGATCCCCATTTCGGAATCGGCGGAGGAAAGCCTGCTCTCCGCCGCGAATCCGCGCTCGACGCGCATCCTCGTCGTCGAGGACAACGTGGTGAACCAGAAGCTGATCCGGCGCATGCTCGCCAGCCTCGGCTTTGTGGCCGAGGTCGTGGACGGCGGCGAGAAGTGTCTCGAGGTTTGTTCGCAGACGGCGTTCGACCTGATCTTCATGGACATCCAGATGCCCGGCCTCGATGGCCTCGAGACGACCGCGAGACTGCGGAAACGAGGCGACCAGGCCTGGATCGTCGCGCTCACGGCCCACGTCATGAAAGAGCAACGTGACGAATGCGTGGCCGTCGGCATGAACGACTTTCTGGCGAAGCCGATTCGGAGGGAGGCGCTGCGTGCCGTGCTCGTGACCTTTCTCGGCGGCGTGCCGGCCTCCTCGTAG